A single region of the Saprospiraceae bacterium genome encodes:
- a CDS encoding transposase gives MERYREDKEESLSALCIDSQNVKISSFIGLDTGYDGGKKIKGRKRHIAADTMGLIRGVVVSSAQVYDGNEGMKAFGQLKEQLVRLKKVFADGSYNAHTVGEALS, from the coding sequence ATTGAACGTTATAGAGAGGATAAGGAAGAATCACTCTCCGCCTTATGTATTGATAGTCAAAATGTTAAGATTAGTTCCTTCATAGGTTTAGATACTGGATACGACGGAGGAAAGAAAATTAAGGGCCGCAAACGACATATAGCTGCCGATACGATGGGATTGATTAGAGGAGTTGTAGTTAGTTCGGCACAAGTTTATGACGGAAATGAAGGCATGAAGGCATTTGGCCAATTAAAAGAGCAACTAGTTCGATTAAAGAAAGTCTTTGCGGATGGCTCCTATAATGCTCATACAGTCGGAGAAGCACTATCATAA